A genomic window from Populus alba chromosome 19, ASM523922v2, whole genome shotgun sequence includes:
- the LOC118034401 gene encoding uncharacterized protein isoform X2 yields MSKQSPRIIQGLLKHHYNHVSTSKPSPLTTPSLASRISSTFTRPYSNASSNFTPLNSQIPCFTSKPTSSNLGLSQFLSCTKPNSSFSKNGSFFYGVRQFSFKGSSDLGKRVDGNFAKKLLEKPATAVTSAFSRYREALGLQIDAFLKRNSLFLFGAGGVIICALLWRIMFGIANTFVSLSEGMAKYGFLALSSAIVAFSGLYIRSRITINPDKVYRMAMTKLNTSAGILEVMGAPLTGTVLRAYVMSGGGLILKNFKPTVRSKRCFLIFPIQGSERKGLVSVEVKKKKGQYDMRLLAVDIPMASGPDQRLFLIGDEEEYKVGGGLISELRDPVVKAMAASKEFDDLDQIEEEKDAERELQEAERKHREEIEKLEKACCMLGCFS; encoded by the exons ATGTCGAAACAATCACCAAGAATCATCCAAGGTCTTCTCAAACACCACTACAATCATGTTTCTACTTCCAAGCCCTCACCTTTAACCACTCCTTCTCTTGCCTCTAGAATTTCTTCCACTTTTACCAGACCTTACTCAAATGCATCCTCAAATTTCACTCCTTTAAACTCTCAAATCCCATGTTTTACTTCAAAACCCACTTCTTCTAATCTGGGTTTATCTCAGTTTCTCTCCTGTACAAAACCCAATTCTTCATTTTCTAAAAATGGGAGTTTTTTCTATGGGGTGAGGCAGTTTTCTTTCAAAGGTTCTTCGGATTTGGGGAAAAGGGTTGATGGGAATTTTGCAAAAAAGCTTCTTGAGAAGCCGGCCACTGCTGTTACTTCTGCTTTCTCGAGGTACCGTGAAGCTTTAGGGTTGCAAATTGATGCCTTTTTAAAGAGGAATTCCTTGTTTTTGTTCGGGGCAGGAGGAGTGATAATTTGTGCTTTGCTTTGGAGGATTATGTTTGGCATTGCTAATACTTTTGTTAGTCTATCTGAAGGCATGGCGAAGTATGGGTTTCTCGCCCTTTCATCTGCCATCGTTGCCTTTTCT GGCCTGTATATCCGCTCAAGAATTACAATCAATCCTGATAAAGTTTATAGAATGGCCATGACAAAGCTGAACACCTCAGCTGGGATTCTTGAGGTTATGGGTGCTCCTCTCACAGGAACAGTATTAAGAGCCTATGTGATGTCAGGAGGTGGACTTATTCTAAAGAACTTTAAGCCAACTGTTAGGAGCAAGCGGTGTTTTCTCATCTTCCCAATACAAGGTTCTGAGAGAAAAGGTCTAGTCAGTGTTGAagttaagaagaagaaaggccAG TATGATATGAGGTTATTGGCTGTTGACATCCCCATGGCATCTGGACCTGATCAGCGATTATTTCTGATTGGAGACGAAGAAGAATACAAGGTTGGTGGTGGTTTGATATCTGAGCTGAGAGATCCTGTGGTGAAAGCAATGGCAGCAAGCAAGGAATTTGATGATCTTGATCAAATCGAGGAAGAGAAGGATGCCGAGAGGGAACTTCAGGAAGCTGAAAGAAAGCACCGTGAGGAAATTGAAAAGCTTGAAAAAG CCTGTTGCATGCTAGGTTGTTTCTCTTGA
- the LOC118034401 gene encoding uncharacterized protein isoform X3 yields MSKQSPRIIQGLLKHHYNHVSTSKPSPLTTPSLASRISSTFTRPYSNASSNFTPLNSQIPCFTSKPTSSNLGLSQFLSCTKPNSSFSKNGSFFYGVRQFSFKGSSDLGKRVDGNFAKKLLEKPATAVTSAFSRYREALGLQIDAFLKRNSLFLFGAGGVIICALLWRIMFGIANTFVSLSEGMAKYGFLALSSAIVAFSGLYIRSRITINPDKVYRMAMTKLNTSAGILEVMGAPLTGTVLRAYVMSGGGLILKNFKPTVRSKRCFLIFPIQGSERKGLVSVEVKKKKGQYDMRLLAVDIPMASGPDQRLFLIGDEEEYKVGGGLISELRDPVVKAMAASKEFDDLDQIEEEKDAERELQEAERKHREEIEKLEKGCFS; encoded by the exons ATGTCGAAACAATCACCAAGAATCATCCAAGGTCTTCTCAAACACCACTACAATCATGTTTCTACTTCCAAGCCCTCACCTTTAACCACTCCTTCTCTTGCCTCTAGAATTTCTTCCACTTTTACCAGACCTTACTCAAATGCATCCTCAAATTTCACTCCTTTAAACTCTCAAATCCCATGTTTTACTTCAAAACCCACTTCTTCTAATCTGGGTTTATCTCAGTTTCTCTCCTGTACAAAACCCAATTCTTCATTTTCTAAAAATGGGAGTTTTTTCTATGGGGTGAGGCAGTTTTCTTTCAAAGGTTCTTCGGATTTGGGGAAAAGGGTTGATGGGAATTTTGCAAAAAAGCTTCTTGAGAAGCCGGCCACTGCTGTTACTTCTGCTTTCTCGAGGTACCGTGAAGCTTTAGGGTTGCAAATTGATGCCTTTTTAAAGAGGAATTCCTTGTTTTTGTTCGGGGCAGGAGGAGTGATAATTTGTGCTTTGCTTTGGAGGATTATGTTTGGCATTGCTAATACTTTTGTTAGTCTATCTGAAGGCATGGCGAAGTATGGGTTTCTCGCCCTTTCATCTGCCATCGTTGCCTTTTCT GGCCTGTATATCCGCTCAAGAATTACAATCAATCCTGATAAAGTTTATAGAATGGCCATGACAAAGCTGAACACCTCAGCTGGGATTCTTGAGGTTATGGGTGCTCCTCTCACAGGAACAGTATTAAGAGCCTATGTGATGTCAGGAGGTGGACTTATTCTAAAGAACTTTAAGCCAACTGTTAGGAGCAAGCGGTGTTTTCTCATCTTCCCAATACAAGGTTCTGAGAGAAAAGGTCTAGTCAGTGTTGAagttaagaagaagaaaggccAG TATGATATGAGGTTATTGGCTGTTGACATCCCCATGGCATCTGGACCTGATCAGCGATTATTTCTGATTGGAGACGAAGAAGAATACAAGGTTGGTGGTGGTTTGATATCTGAGCTGAGAGATCCTGTGGTGAAAGCAATGGCAGCAAGCAAGGAATTTGATGATCTTGATCAAATCGAGGAAGAGAAGGATGCCGAGAGGGAACTTCAGGAAGCTGAAAGAAAGCACCGTGAGGAAATTGAAAAGCTTGAAAAAG GTTGTTTCTCTTGA
- the LOC118034401 gene encoding uncharacterized protein isoform X1 → MSKQSPRIIQGLLKHHYNHVSTSKPSPLTTPSLASRISSTFTRPYSNASSNFTPLNSQIPCFTSKPTSSNLGLSQFLSCTKPNSSFSKNGSFFYGVRQFSFKGSSDLGKRVDGNFAKKLLEKPATAVTSAFSRYREALGLQIDAFLKRNSLFLFGAGGVIICALLWRIMFGIANTFVSLSEGMAKYGFLALSSAIVAFSGLYIRSRITINPDKVYRMAMTKLNTSAGILEVMGAPLTGTVLRAYVMSGGGLILKNFKPTVRSKRCFLIFPIQGSERKGLVSVEVKKKKGQYDMRLLAVDIPMASGPDQRLFLIGDEEEYKVGGGLISELRDPVVKAMAASKEFDDLDQIEEEKDAERELQEAERKHREEIEKLEKGPWLDVRAS, encoded by the exons ATGTCGAAACAATCACCAAGAATCATCCAAGGTCTTCTCAAACACCACTACAATCATGTTTCTACTTCCAAGCCCTCACCTTTAACCACTCCTTCTCTTGCCTCTAGAATTTCTTCCACTTTTACCAGACCTTACTCAAATGCATCCTCAAATTTCACTCCTTTAAACTCTCAAATCCCATGTTTTACTTCAAAACCCACTTCTTCTAATCTGGGTTTATCTCAGTTTCTCTCCTGTACAAAACCCAATTCTTCATTTTCTAAAAATGGGAGTTTTTTCTATGGGGTGAGGCAGTTTTCTTTCAAAGGTTCTTCGGATTTGGGGAAAAGGGTTGATGGGAATTTTGCAAAAAAGCTTCTTGAGAAGCCGGCCACTGCTGTTACTTCTGCTTTCTCGAGGTACCGTGAAGCTTTAGGGTTGCAAATTGATGCCTTTTTAAAGAGGAATTCCTTGTTTTTGTTCGGGGCAGGAGGAGTGATAATTTGTGCTTTGCTTTGGAGGATTATGTTTGGCATTGCTAATACTTTTGTTAGTCTATCTGAAGGCATGGCGAAGTATGGGTTTCTCGCCCTTTCATCTGCCATCGTTGCCTTTTCT GGCCTGTATATCCGCTCAAGAATTACAATCAATCCTGATAAAGTTTATAGAATGGCCATGACAAAGCTGAACACCTCAGCTGGGATTCTTGAGGTTATGGGTGCTCCTCTCACAGGAACAGTATTAAGAGCCTATGTGATGTCAGGAGGTGGACTTATTCTAAAGAACTTTAAGCCAACTGTTAGGAGCAAGCGGTGTTTTCTCATCTTCCCAATACAAGGTTCTGAGAGAAAAGGTCTAGTCAGTGTTGAagttaagaagaagaaaggccAG TATGATATGAGGTTATTGGCTGTTGACATCCCCATGGCATCTGGACCTGATCAGCGATTATTTCTGATTGGAGACGAAGAAGAATACAAGGTTGGTGGTGGTTTGATATCTGAGCTGAGAGATCCTGTGGTGAAAGCAATGGCAGCAAGCAAGGAATTTGATGATCTTGATCAAATCGAGGAAGAGAAGGATGCCGAGAGGGAACTTCAGGAAGCTGAAAGAAAGCACCGTGAGGAAATTGAAAAGCTTGAAAAAG GCCCATGGCTTGATGTACGGGCATCATGA
- the LOC118061294 gene encoding putative F-box protein At1g50870, producing MCITFIPTDTEGNMFSPIQVKVQEPVKLVLPGCFGLLCLATETRIYVLSPSTRRLLALPYDRSGIAGFGIGYLSSAKRHKIVRLNIPRQLRTNLNCKLECSIFTLLPEKRGHKWRAVKEGCPYLVEQFSFPAFANETIYWKIDLGQHQALHRHNDFIVSFNLSDEKFHTITHPADRTDTPRQWRSPTRHSTQLVELRGHLYMVETLQLSHVAIWRLANPENSIWSKACTIDIRKISPNFVGELQCVQGTEIIFNSGSRLLLYYDEQKKTFRWKTLPCSAQNLTIYCESLTSLTTSQG from the coding sequence ATGTGTATAACTTTTATTCCGACAGACACCGAGGGGAACATGTTCAGTCCGATTCAGGTTAAGGTGCAAGAACCTGTTAAACTCGTATTGCCAGGTTGCTTTGGTTTGCTTTGCTTAGCCACAGAAACACGTATTTATGTGTTAAGCCCTAGCACTCGTCGTCTTCTTGCACTGCCATATGATAGAAGTGGAATAGCAGGATTCGGGATCGGATATCTGAGCTCGGCAAAAAGACACAAGATTGTGCGGTTAAATATTCCTCGGCAATTAAGAACGAACTTGAATTGCAAACTAGAGTGCTCGATTTTCACTCTTCTTCCAGAGAAAAGAGGACATAAATGGAGGGCAGTAAAAGAAGGTTGCCCATATTTGGTGGAGCAGTTTAGTTTTCCAGCTTTTGCTAACGAAACTATTTACTGGAAGATCGATCTTGGGCAACATCAAGCACTCCACAGGCACAATGATTTTATTGTCTCGTTCAATCTTAGTGACGAGAAGTTCCACACCATAACCCATCCTGCTGACAGGACTGACACTCCTCGTCAATGGAGATCACCTACTCGACATTCAACGCAACTGGTGGAACTACGTGGGCATTTGTACATGGTGGAGACTCTACAATTATCTCATGTTGCAATATGGAGACTAGCCAATCCCGAGAATTCCATATGGTCAAAAGCATGCACAATCGACATAAGAAAAATTTCTCCGAATTTTGTTGGAGAACTGCAGTGCGTCCAGGGTACAGAAATCATATTCAACTCTGGTTCTCGTCTTCTGCTCTACTACGATgagcaaaagaaaacatttaGATGGAAGACACTACCTTGCTCTGCACAAAATCTTACCATTTATTGCGAAAGTCTTACTTCCCTGACAACATCGCAGGGATAA